Proteins encoded within one genomic window of Bradyrhizobium sp. CB1717:
- a CDS encoding adenylate/guanylate cyclase domain-containing protein — protein sequence MPKFLRIGVHQSNVSGYTSKAWCIRRAGSTIFLKWGAVEVHGAGAVRTVYWTRVPQEKTIRCRTAQRAQDYVRAAIARRRNHRYEPLTGAIANRRPSAARSAELKQALATILIVDIVGSTAKAAKLGDARWTKVVGLYYAAVRKELKSSRGKEVVTTGDGVLATFKAPAAGIICATAIQKAVRTLGLEIRVGLHAGEYTISGGEMVGLAFHIGTRIAAKARAGEVLVSSAVKELLKAQSAISLRDHGVHRLKGVPERWRLYRVEG from the coding sequence ATGCCCAAATTCCTTCGCATCGGTGTCCATCAGTCGAACGTCTCCGGGTACACGTCGAAAGCGTGGTGCATCAGGCGTGCCGGCTCGACGATCTTCCTGAAGTGGGGCGCCGTGGAGGTGCATGGCGCGGGTGCCGTGCGCACGGTCTACTGGACGCGCGTGCCGCAGGAGAAGACGATCCGCTGCCGCACGGCGCAGCGTGCCCAGGACTATGTCAGGGCCGCGATCGCGCGGCGACGCAACCACCGCTATGAGCCGCTGACCGGGGCCATCGCGAACCGGCGCCCGTCGGCTGCACGCAGCGCCGAGCTCAAGCAGGCGCTCGCCACCATCCTGATCGTCGACATCGTCGGCTCCACAGCAAAGGCCGCCAAGCTCGGCGACGCGCGCTGGACCAAGGTTGTGGGCCTCTATTACGCCGCCGTCCGCAAGGAGCTGAAGAGTTCGCGCGGCAAGGAGGTCGTGACCACCGGCGACGGCGTGCTGGCGACCTTCAAGGCGCCCGCCGCCGGCATCATTTGCGCGACCGCAATCCAGAAGGCCGTGCGCACGCTGGGCCTCGAGATCAGGGTGGGCCTGCACGCCGGAGAGTACACGATCAGCGGCGGCGAGATGGTCGGCCTCGCCTTCCATATCGGCACCCGCATCGCCGCCAAGGCGCGCGCAGGCGAGGTCCTGGTCTCGAGCGCGGTGAAGGAGCTCTTGAAAGCGCAGTCCGCGATCAGCCTCAGGGATCACGGCGTGCACAGGCTCAAGGGCGTGCCGGAGCGCTGGCGGCTGTATCGGGTGGAGGGATGA
- a CDS encoding DUF5801 repeats-in-toxin domain-containing protein, which produces MALTVTVTGTTVTLDETAGLQNDDTNTALPTAFSSRLTALGAPATEINHGVSTGNVITISGVTGSVGNISFTDGSGGALDGDTSGLFTNDGEEVFLYTDTQNDNIVLGKTAAGAIVFAVYLEETGSPVSGGKFWSVQYEALEHPDGTNPDDSLDLGTHLKVAASEVINFSFAGAPSGSNLFMTFGDPNSTQIVVIGKDPLNQSQGGNISSKDVLNISQAGSTTSFGVNGNQINPGEGAYITFVTGANTNFLVPNLDQNEADVEANIDFQNVFNASTASFTVNQTNPGIGPVTVKISAFDTAKETGVNFVDGLTNDAHVNITSFSLTDVVVKSGKTSFTPAASIDANGDLIITGLSSGDKVQWTTSGTHNRVLIENISATDGISGNDNNTFDIGGFSLSSANATSAVVGTSVHFEDDGPAAGIVQGAPTVAHDETAGIQADADDTTAAGVVALFAGVSNVSTDLSPTGYAQDPNAVVSSTGSSLGADQEGGTIAFSLDVSATGVDSGLDTTNGTSIFLFKEGSLVVGRIGGAAGAAAFAVAINSSSGVVSVAQYASLKHPTTTNPDDSVSITDSALLAVVTVTDGDGDTATSSTGIGDAVQFQDDGPTAGIAQGAPTVAHDETAGIQADADDTTAAGVIALFAGVSNVSTDLSPTGYAQDPNAVVSSTGSSLGADQEGGTIAFSLDVSATGVDSGLDTTNGTSIFLFKEGSLVVGRIGGAAGAAAFAVAINSSSGVVSVAQYASLKHPTTTNPDDSVSITDSALLAVVTVTDGDGDTATSSTGIGDAVQFQDDGPTIGPIADGQVDFSALSTVTKTLNGVVGADDPATYSITSSPASLTILDGTVSQMTLLRDLSNSDTVATYYKDVDNSGTHTANDIDFFKLTLSGGNYTFDVLQNPPPAEISFSFAGAPSGSNLFMTFGDPNSTQIVVVGENPLNQSQGGNITTKDVLNISQAGSTTSFGVNGNQLNDNANYPTEGAYITYVTGTNTNFLVPNLDQNEADVEANIDFQNVFNATGASFTVNQTNPGIGPVTVKITAFNTAKEAGVNFIDGLTNDQHVNITSASVTDFVVKTGNTSFTPVATIDQDGNLIITGLSTGDKVSWSTGATTHDRVLIENISVNDGIAGNDNNTFDIGGFSLIQSQPAPDEKLDFTVQIADADGDTASSSFSVKIDGNHDGVINV; this is translated from the coding sequence ATGGCACTTACAGTCACCGTCACCGGCACGACCGTTACCCTCGACGAAACCGCCGGCCTGCAGAATGACGATACCAACACGGCCCTCCCGACCGCGTTTTCAAGTCGGCTGACGGCACTGGGCGCTCCGGCCACAGAGATCAACCACGGGGTCAGCACCGGCAACGTCATCACCATCAGCGGCGTCACGGGGTCGGTCGGCAATATCTCCTTCACGGACGGGAGCGGCGGTGCGCTGGACGGCGACACGAGCGGCCTCTTCACCAATGACGGCGAAGAGGTATTTCTGTACACGGATACCCAGAACGACAACATCGTGCTCGGAAAGACTGCGGCCGGCGCCATCGTCTTCGCGGTCTATCTCGAGGAGACCGGGAGCCCGGTGAGCGGCGGCAAGTTCTGGAGCGTCCAGTACGAGGCGCTGGAGCATCCGGATGGCACCAACCCCGATGACTCCCTTGACCTGGGCACCCACCTCAAGGTCGCGGCCAGCGAGGTTATCAATTTCAGCTTCGCCGGAGCGCCGTCCGGCAGCAACCTCTTCATGACCTTCGGCGATCCGAACTCGACCCAGATCGTGGTGATCGGCAAGGACCCGCTCAATCAATCCCAGGGCGGAAACATCTCGAGCAAGGACGTGCTCAATATCAGCCAGGCCGGCAGCACCACCTCGTTCGGCGTCAACGGCAACCAGATCAACCCCGGTGAAGGTGCGTACATCACCTTCGTGACGGGCGCGAACACGAACTTCCTCGTGCCCAACCTGGACCAGAACGAGGCCGACGTCGAAGCCAACATCGACTTCCAGAACGTCTTCAATGCGAGCACTGCGTCCTTCACCGTCAACCAGACGAACCCGGGCATCGGGCCCGTCACAGTCAAGATCTCGGCCTTCGACACCGCCAAGGAAACCGGCGTGAATTTCGTCGACGGACTCACCAACGACGCGCACGTCAATATCACCTCGTTCTCGCTCACCGACGTCGTGGTCAAGTCCGGCAAGACGTCATTTACTCCGGCCGCCTCGATCGACGCCAACGGTGACCTGATCATCACCGGCCTGAGCAGCGGCGACAAGGTGCAGTGGACCACGAGCGGAACGCACAACCGCGTCCTGATCGAGAACATCAGCGCCACCGACGGCATTTCCGGCAACGACAACAACACCTTCGATATCGGCGGCTTCAGCTTGAGCAGCGCCAACGCCACGAGCGCCGTGGTCGGCACGTCCGTGCATTTCGAGGATGACGGGCCGGCGGCAGGGATCGTGCAAGGCGCGCCGACGGTGGCGCATGACGAGACCGCGGGTATCCAGGCAGATGCCGATGACACCACCGCGGCAGGCGTGGTCGCGCTGTTTGCGGGCGTCAGCAATGTCAGCACCGACCTCAGCCCGACCGGATATGCGCAGGACCCGAACGCTGTCGTGAGCTCGACCGGAAGCTCGCTTGGCGCGGACCAGGAGGGCGGAACGATTGCGTTCTCGCTGGATGTCTCTGCCACCGGGGTGGATTCCGGCCTCGATACCACCAACGGCACCAGCATCTTCCTGTTCAAGGAAGGCAGCCTTGTGGTCGGCCGCATCGGCGGCGCCGCCGGGGCGGCGGCCTTCGCGGTGGCGATCAACAGCTCGAGCGGCGTCGTCAGCGTGGCGCAGTACGCTTCGCTGAAGCACCCGACCACCACCAATCCCGACGATTCGGTGTCGATCACCGACAGTGCGCTGCTGGCGGTGGTGACGGTCACAGACGGCGACGGCGATACGGCGACGAGCTCGACCGGCATCGGCGATGCCGTGCAGTTCCAGGACGACGGCCCGACGGCGGGGATCGCGCAGGGCGCACCGACGGTGGCGCATGACGAGACCGCGGGTATCCAGGCAGATGCCGATGACACCACCGCGGCAGGCGTGATCGCGCTGTTTGCTGGCGTCAGCAATGTCAGTACCGACCTCAGCCCGACCGGTTATGCGCAGGACCCAAACGCTGTCGTGAGCTCGACCGGAAGCTCGCTTGGCGCGGACCAGGAGGGCGGAACGATTGCGTTCTCGCTGGATGTCTCTGCCACCGGGGTGGATTCCGGCCTCGACACCACCAACGGCACCAGCATCTTCCTGTTCAAGGAAGGCAGCCTTGTGGTCGGCCGCATCGGCGGCGCCGCCGGGGCGGCGGCCTTCGCGGTGGCGATCAACAGCTCGAGCGGCGTCGTCAGCGTGGCGCAGTACGCTTCGCTGAAGCACCCGACCACCACCAATCCCGACGATTCGGTGTCGATCACCGACAGTGCGCTGCTGGCGGTGGTGACGGTCACAGACGGCGACGGCGATACGGCGACGAGCTCGACCGGCATCGGCGATGCCGTGCAGTTCCAGGACGACGGGCCGACCATCGGGCCCATCGCCGATGGGCAGGTGGACTTCTCTGCTCTCTCTACCGTAACCAAGACGCTCAACGGAGTGGTCGGAGCGGATGATCCGGCGACCTACAGCATCACGAGCTCGCCGGCGAGCCTGACGATCCTCGATGGCACGGTCTCGCAGATGACGCTGCTCCGGGATCTCTCGAACAGCGACACTGTCGCTACCTATTACAAGGACGTTGATAACAGCGGCACTCACACTGCAAACGACATCGACTTCTTCAAGCTGACCTTGTCCGGCGGCAACTACACCTTCGACGTCCTGCAGAATCCCCCGCCCGCGGAGATCAGCTTCAGCTTTGCCGGCGCGCCCTCCGGCAGCAATCTGTTCATGACCTTCGGCGATCCGAACTCCACCCAGATCGTGGTGGTTGGGGAAAATCCGCTGAACCAGTCCCAGGGCGGAAACATCACGACCAAGGACGTGCTCAATATCAGTCAGGCCGGCAGCACCACCTCGTTCGGTGTCAACGGCAACCAGCTCAATGACAACGCCAACTACCCCACTGAAGGCGCGTACATCACCTACGTGACGGGTACGAATACGAATTTCCTCGTGCCCAATCTGGACCAGAACGAGGCGGACGTCGAAGCCAACATCGACTTCCAGAACGTCTTCAATGCGACCGGCGCGTCCTTCACCGTCAACCAGACCAACCCGGGCATTGGTCCCGTCACCGTCAAGATCACGGCCTTCAACACCGCCAAGGAAGCGGGGGTGAATTTCATCGACGGGCTCACCAACGACCAGCACGTCAACATCACGTCGGCATCGGTCACCGACTTCGTCGTCAAGACGGGCAACACGTCATTTACTCCCGTTGCCACGATCGACCAGGACGGCAACTTGATCATCACCGGGCTGAGCACCGGCGACAAGGTGTCGTGGTCGACGGGTGCAACGACCCACGACCGGGTCCTGATCGAAAACATCAGCGTCAATGACGGCATTGCCGGCAACGATAACAACACGTTCGATATCGGCGGGTTCAGCCTGATCCAGTCGCAGCCGGCGCCCGACGAAAAGCTCGACTTCACCGTTCAGATCGCTGATGCCGACGGGGATACGGCGTCCAGCAGCTTCTCCGTCAAGATCGACGGAAACCACGACGGCGTCATCAACGTCTGA
- a CDS encoding HutD family protein encodes MKTTLLKPEHYTRSPWKNGGGIFTDIAGAHRADSPVKDWNSLLWRFASTPIVAPGPFSHMPGIDRLQMVVKGRGLVLKSPTQEFDEREPFTAVRFTGELEIVTALEAGPVEVVNLMARRGVAEIELVALREPDERPLSAGTHLVYVAHGDCRIRLGGENFAISHECTLKVELTEASSLALVSGVAVLASIQPVG; translated from the coding sequence ATGAAAACCACGCTGCTGAAACCCGAACACTACACTCGCTCGCCCTGGAAGAACGGCGGCGGCATATTCACCGATATTGCAGGCGCCCATCGTGCAGACAGCCCGGTGAAGGACTGGAACAGCCTGCTCTGGCGCTTTGCCTCCACGCCGATCGTGGCGCCCGGTCCGTTCTCCCACATGCCCGGCATCGACCGCCTGCAGATGGTCGTCAAGGGGCGCGGGCTGGTGCTGAAGTCGCCGACGCAGGAATTCGACGAGCGTGAACCCTTTACGGCGGTGCGCTTCACCGGCGAGCTCGAGATCGTCACCGCGCTGGAAGCAGGTCCCGTCGAGGTCGTGAACCTAATGGCGCGGCGGGGAGTTGCGGAGATCGAGCTCGTGGCGCTGAGGGAACCGGACGAACGGCCATTGTCCGCCGGCACGCATCTGGTCTACGTCGCGCATGGCGACTGCCGCATCCGTCTCGGCGGGGAGAATTTTGCGATTTCGCACGAATGTACGCTGAAGGTCGAGCTGACCGAGGCGTCCAGTCTGGCGCTCGTTTCAGGCGTGGCGGTTTTGGCGTCGATCCAGCCCGTCGGCTAG
- a CDS encoding adenylate/guanylate cyclase domain-containing protein → MNAPHQNSPTLSDGVVHWLTNGTRDERFIDNIFAEMCIRLQQAGIPLKRSTMHVRIQHPQWLGAGFMWSDGMREAKITRVDFDVLERSEFIGSPINEMMDGATELREKLEGDPSLGRKHALYDEMRAKGLTDYVAWPLHHTLGKRHFVTFATDRPGGFEDAHIAALKNVLPVLALVSEIRIKNRLARTLLETYVGAHAGELILAGATRRGTGTTVRAAIMICDLRDFTKISDNWPRDDVIDLLNDYFDAMSEPIARHGGEILKFIGDGLLAIFPLSQPDACANLLHAVSEARAAMAALNERNRSSARAPLNYGIGVHVGDVMYGNIRSSSRLDFTVIGPAVNMASRLEALTKQLGRNVLLSRDFAEFVQPKFELERVGKYEVRGFSDPIELFAFPS, encoded by the coding sequence ATGAATGCGCCACACCAAAATTCCCCCACGCTGTCCGACGGCGTCGTCCACTGGCTCACCAACGGCACGCGCGACGAGCGCTTCATCGACAATATCTTCGCGGAGATGTGCATCCGCCTCCAGCAGGCGGGCATTCCGCTCAAGCGGTCGACGATGCACGTCCGGATCCAGCATCCGCAATGGCTCGGCGCCGGTTTCATGTGGTCGGACGGCATGCGCGAGGCGAAGATAACGCGGGTCGACTTCGACGTGCTCGAGCGATCCGAGTTCATCGGCAGTCCTATCAACGAAATGATGGACGGCGCGACCGAGCTCCGCGAAAAGCTCGAAGGCGATCCGTCGCTCGGCCGCAAGCACGCGCTTTATGACGAGATGCGCGCGAAAGGCCTGACCGACTACGTTGCCTGGCCGCTCCATCACACGCTCGGCAAGCGCCACTTCGTCACCTTCGCGACCGACCGGCCCGGCGGTTTCGAGGATGCGCATATCGCGGCCCTGAAGAACGTGCTGCCGGTGCTGGCACTGGTCAGCGAGATCCGCATCAAGAACCGTCTGGCGCGAACGCTGCTGGAGACCTATGTCGGCGCCCATGCCGGCGAGCTGATCCTGGCCGGCGCCACCCGGCGCGGCACCGGCACCACGGTGCGCGCCGCGATCATGATCTGCGACCTGCGCGATTTCACGAAAATCTCCGACAACTGGCCGCGCGACGACGTCATCGATCTCCTCAACGATTATTTCGACGCGATGTCGGAGCCGATCGCGCGGCATGGCGGCGAGATCCTGAAATTTATCGGCGACGGCCTGCTCGCGATCTTTCCGCTGAGCCAGCCCGATGCCTGCGCCAACCTGCTGCATGCCGTGAGCGAAGCGAGGGCAGCCATGGCCGCGCTGAACGAGCGCAACAGGAGCAGTGCCCGCGCGCCACTGAACTACGGCATCGGCGTCCATGTCGGCGACGTCATGTACGGCAATATCAGATCGTCGAGCCGGCTCGACTTCACCGTGATCGGCCCCGCCGTCAACATGGCCTCGCGTCTCGAAGCGCTTACCAAGCAGCTCGGGCGCAACGTGCTGCTGTCGCGCGACTTCGCCGAGTTCGTACAGCCGAAATTTGAGCTGGAACGCGTCGGCAAATACGAGGTGCGTGGCTTCAGCGATCCGATCGAGCTGTTTGCGTTTCCTAGCTGA